A single window of Streptomyces aquilus DNA harbors:
- a CDS encoding aldehyde dehydrogenase family protein → MRQSLMTIDGEAVGGDESFEIINPATGAPVGRAPQCSPAQLDAAMNAAQRAFGTWRQDAAARREALHRAATVVRKSAQELGPLFTGEQGRPLFASIGEITYSADWLDYYADLEMPDESVVTYPDRTLEISRRPVGVVGAMTPWNAPILLAMWKIAPALAAGNTVVLKPSPFTPLTTLALGRILADTLPPGVLNVLSGLEPLGRDLVAHPTPRKISFTGSVPTGKLVAAAAAQDLKLITLELGGNDAAILLDDVDIDAIVEPLFFSAFANTGQICEATKRVYVPGGLYGKVLDALADRARAARVGNGMEPGVELGPLTTPFQRDHIEELVDDARAAGATIAAGGRRLPGDGYFFEPTVVGGVEDGTRLVDEEQFGPALPVIPYTDLDEVIRRANRSPYGLGGSVWTKDLDRARAVARRLDTGRVRINTAGQVPPPEAPFGGVKWSGIGVENGPWGLAAYTELHVTEIANP, encoded by the coding sequence ATGCGCCAATCGCTCATGACCATCGACGGCGAGGCCGTCGGCGGAGACGAATCGTTCGAGATCATCAACCCGGCCACGGGTGCGCCCGTAGGACGCGCACCGCAGTGTTCCCCGGCTCAGCTGGACGCGGCCATGAACGCCGCGCAGCGGGCGTTCGGCACGTGGCGGCAGGACGCGGCCGCGCGGCGCGAGGCTCTGCACCGGGCGGCGACCGTGGTCCGCAAGTCCGCCCAGGAACTCGGCCCGCTGTTCACCGGGGAGCAGGGGCGTCCGCTGTTCGCGTCGATCGGTGAGATCACGTACTCCGCCGACTGGCTGGACTACTACGCCGACCTGGAGATGCCCGACGAGAGCGTCGTGACCTACCCGGACCGCACCCTGGAGATCTCGCGGCGGCCCGTCGGTGTGGTCGGCGCCATGACGCCGTGGAACGCGCCGATCCTGCTCGCGATGTGGAAGATCGCGCCCGCCCTGGCGGCCGGCAACACCGTGGTCCTCAAGCCGTCCCCCTTCACGCCCCTGACGACCCTTGCCCTCGGCCGGATCCTGGCCGACACCCTGCCGCCCGGCGTGCTGAACGTGCTCAGCGGCCTGGAGCCGCTCGGCCGCGACCTCGTGGCACACCCGACCCCGCGCAAGATCAGTTTCACCGGCTCGGTGCCGACCGGGAAGCTCGTCGCGGCGGCAGCCGCCCAGGATCTCAAGCTCATCACCCTCGAACTCGGCGGCAACGACGCGGCGATCCTGCTCGACGACGTCGACATCGACGCGATCGTGGAGCCGCTGTTCTTCTCAGCCTTCGCCAACACGGGACAGATCTGCGAAGCGACCAAGCGGGTCTACGTGCCCGGCGGCCTCTACGGCAAGGTGCTCGACGCCCTGGCCGACCGAGCGCGCGCCGCACGGGTCGGGAACGGTATGGAACCCGGCGTCGAACTCGGTCCGCTCACCACGCCGTTCCAGCGCGACCACATCGAGGAACTCGTCGACGACGCCCGTGCCGCCGGCGCCACGATCGCCGCCGGCGGACGGCGGCTGCCGGGCGACGGGTACTTCTTCGAGCCGACCGTCGTCGGTGGCGTCGAGGACGGCACCCGGCTCGTCGACGAGGAGCAGTTCGGCCCGGCACTTCCGGTCATCCCATACACCGACCTGGACGAGGTGATCCGCAGGGCGAACCGGTCCCCGTACGGGCTCGGCGGTTCCGTCTGGACCAAGGATCTTGACCGTGCACGAGCGGTGGCCCGCCGGCTCGACACCGGGCGGGTCCGTATCAACACGGCCGGTCAGGTCCCGCCCCCGGAAGCGCCCTTCGGCGGAGTGAAGTGGAGCGGGATCGGTGTGGAGAACGGTCCCTGGGGGCTGGCCGCGTACACCGAACTCCACGTCACCGAGATCGCGAACCCCTGA